One window of the Eucalyptus grandis isolate ANBG69807.140 chromosome 6, ASM1654582v1, whole genome shotgun sequence genome contains the following:
- the LOC104432146 gene encoding putative receptor protein kinase ZmPK1 has protein sequence MATPPSLLLPLFLFLFLFLQSCRLSTSALPSLAKHASLSVENPGDVLVSPSGAFSAGFFPVGYNAYGFAVWFSDPPCSVAACTPVWMANREAPVNGRRSTLSLLDSGNLVLTDAGDAGTEVWSSGTSSPSAAELRLNDTGNLFLTDGGGGVLWQSFDSPTDTLLPQQPLTRNTFLISARSRYNYSTGFYKLYFGNDNVLRLIFDGPSISGVYWPYPWISNNDLKRFLYNSSRIAVLDPLGRFQSSDDFSFYTSDYGVAAMQRRMTLGFDGNLRVYSRERGSAVWAVTWEALSSMPCFIHGVCGNNSLCSYDPAKGRSCSCLPGYVPSVLGDWSAGCVPNFTFSDGCVADEIGFVKLLYVDFYGYDYHTIYNTTLEKCRQTCLSLCDCRGFQYSGSSTFTTFDCFPKIELLNGHNRPSFTGQFFVKVPKNKTFTEDQLVKRTQHGCPPTPEVKVLDRTYSKKGKNGALNFMLWFACVFGGIEIVVVLLVWFFLIRNQQDVTSAHQSYLLVATGFKRFTYDELKKATRNFSKEIGRGAGGIVFKALLSDDRVAAVKVLNNATTGEADFLAEASTIGRVNHMNLIEMWGYCAEGKHRLLVYEFMEHGSLAQNLSSPELHWKRRFDIAVGTAKGLAYLHEECLEWVLHCDVKPQNILLDSDYQPKVADFGLSKLMDRGKVTNSDFSRIRGTRGYMAPEWVSNLSITSKVDVYSYGIVMLEMVTGISPTTSVHSPESGGDAKQLQLIPWARNKVNEPGRTGSRVEEMVDPALRGDYDPKKMEVLIEVALRCVEEDKDARPTMSQVVEMLLRQENDG, from the coding sequence ATGGCTACGCCACCCtcgctcctcctccctctcttcctcttcctcttcctcttcctccaatCTTGTCGGCTCTCCACGTCGGCGCTGCCCAGCCTCGCCAAACACGCGTCACTCTCTGTCGAGAACCCCGGCGACGTCCTCGTCTCCCCCTCCGGCGCCTTCTCCGCCGGCTTCTTCCCCGTCGGCTACAATGCCTACGGCTTCGCCGTCTGGTTCAGCGACCCCCCCTGCTCCGTCGCCGCCTGCACCCCCGTCTGGATGGCCAACCGCGAGGCTCCCGTCAACGGCCGACGCTCCACCTTATCCCTCCTCGACTCGGGCAACCTCGTCCTCACCGACGCCGGCGACGCCGGCACCGAAGTCTGGTCTTCCGGCACCAGCTCCCCCTCCGCCGCTGAGCTCCGCCTCAATGACACCGGGAACCTCTTCCTCactgacggcggcggcggcgtcctgTGGCAGAGCTTCGACTCGCCGACCGACACCCTCCTCCCTCAGCAGCCACTCACCAGAAACACGTTCCTGATCTCCGCTCGGAGCCGGTACAACTACTCGACCGGGTTCTACAAACTTTACTTCGGCAACGACAATGTCCTCCGCCTCATCTTCGACGGCCCATCAATCTCGGGCGTGTACTGGCCGTACCCGTGGATTTCGAACAATGACCTTAAACGATTCCTCTACAACAGCAGCCGCATTGCTGTGCTCGACCCGCTCGGCCGCTTCCAATCCTCCGACGACTTCTCGTTCTACACCTCTGACTACGGCGTCGCGGCTATGCAGAGAAGGATGACCCTCGGCTTTGACGGCAACTTGCGGGTCTACAGCCGCGAGCGGGGCTCGGCTGTCTGGGCCGTGACGTGGGAAGCGCTCAGCAGTATGCCCTGCTTCATCCACGGCGTGTGCGGCAATAACAGCCTCTGCAGCTACGACCCGGCCAAGGGACGGAGCTGCTCCTGCCTGCCTGGGTACGTCCCCAGCGTCCTGGGCGACTGGTCGGCCGGTTGCGTGCCCAATTTCACCTTCTCCGACGGGTGCGTCGCTGACGAGATCGGGTTCGTGAAGCTCCTGTACGTCGATTTCTATGGCTACGACTACCACACCATCTATAACACCACTCTTGAGAAGTGCCGGCAGACTTGCCTGAGCCTGTGCGACTGCCGAGGATTCCAGTACAGCGGGTCGTCCACCTTCACCACGTTCGATTGCTTCCCCAAGATCGAGCTCCTCAATGGGCACAACCGGCCCAGCTTCACCGGCCAGTTCTTCGTCAAGGTCCCCAAGAATAAGACCTTCACCGAGGATCAGCTCGTGAAGAGGACTCAGCACGGTTGCCCTCCCACCCCGGAGGTGAAGGTCTTGGACAGGACTTACTCCAAGAAAGGCAAAAACGGGGCGTTGAACTTCATGCTCTGGTTCGCCTGCGTGTTCGGAGGGATCGAGATCGTGGTGGTGCTCTTGGTGTGGTTCTTCCTGATTAGGAACCAGCAGGATGTCACTTCCGCGCACCAGAGCTACCTCCTCGTCGCGACCGGGTTCAAGCGGTTCACCTACGACGAGCTCAAGAAGGCAACGCGGAATTTCAGCAAGGAGATCGGGAGAGGTGCAGGCGGGATCGTGTTCAAGGCTCTGTTGTCCGATGATCGGGTTGCGGCAGTGAAGGTGCTCAACAATGCCACGACTGGTGAGGCCGATTTTCTGGCCGAGGCCAGCACGATCGGGAGGGTGAACCACATGAATTTGATCGAGATGTGGGGTTACTGCGCCGAGGGAAAGCACAGGCTATTGGTGTACGAGTTCATGGAACACGGGTCGCTGGCACAGAACCTGTCGTCGCCGGAGCTCCACTGGAAGAGGCGGTTTGACATCGCGGTAGGCACCGCAAAGGGTCTTGCTTATCTCCACGAGGAATGCCTGGAGTGGGTTCTGCATTGCGACGTGAAGCCTCAGAACATTCTTCTAGACTCCGATTACCAACCCAAAGTCGCGGACTTCGGGCTCTCCAAGCTCATGGACCGAGGGAAGGTGACGAATTCCGACTTCTCGAGGATCAGAGGAACCCGAGGCTACATGGCTCCCGAATGGGTCTCCAATCTGTCCATCACGTCCAAGGTGGATGTCTACAGCTACGGGATCGTCATGCTAGAGATGGTGACGGGAATCAGCCCCACGACGAGCGTCCACTCGCCGGAGAGCGGAGGGGACGCCAAGCAACTCCAGCTCATCCCGTGGGCAAGGAACAAGGTGAACGAACCAGGGAGGACGGGGTCCCGCGTGGAAGAGATGGTGGATCCGGCGCTCAGGGGTGACTACGACCCGAAGAAGATGGAGGTCTTGATCGAGGTCGCGCTCAGGTGCGTGGAGGAAGATAAAGACGCCAGACCCACCATGAGCCAAGTGGTGGAAATGCTCCTGAGGCAGGAGAATGATGGTTAG